The following are from one region of the Coffea eugenioides isolate CCC68of chromosome 2, Ceug_1.0, whole genome shotgun sequence genome:
- the LOC113756787 gene encoding acanthoscurrin-2-like has translation MAASTWAYVAFTVMLSLSVSSAHRANLLTGDHEPKVRVLGGWGEPYYGGGSNGGCQYGAWDGCGYGQGSGSGSGGGGGGGGGGSYGGPGYGGSGNGGGSGGGGGGSGGMPGYGGPGNGGGGGGGGGGGSGPGGMPGYGGPGNGGNGGGGGGGGGSGWTPGYGGPGYGNGNGGGGGYGGGPYQCVPHPSCHNCHPFTLYTNHHLLPPGTGATGPNNNKAADEPSAALAPESD, from the coding sequence ATGGCAGCATCAACTTGGGCTTACGTAGCCTTTACGGTTATGCTGAGCTTATCAGTGTCCTCTGCTCACAGAGCCAATTTGCTCACTGGTGATCATGAACCCAAGGTGCGTGTACTAGGCGGCTGGGGTGAGCCATACTATGGCGGAGGTAGCAATGGTGGGTGCCAATACGGTGCTTGGGACGGCTGTGGTTATGGACAAGGCAGCGGTAGTGGTAGTGGCGGAGGAGGTGGGGGTGGTGGTGGAGGTAGTTACGGTGGACCTGGTTATGGTGGCTCTGGCAATGGTGGTGGAAGCGGTGGGGGTGGTGGAGGTTCTGGAGGCATGCCTGGTTATGGTGGCCCGGGAAATGGTGGTGGTGGCGGAGGCGGAGGCGGAGGCGGCTCGGGTCCTGGAGGCATGCCCGGTTACGGTGGCCCTGGCAATGGTGGAAATGGAGGTGGTGGAGGTGGCGGCGGTGGCTCAGGATGGACGCCTGGTTACGGTGGCCCTGGGTATGGGAATGGAAATGGAGGCGGTGGTGGATACGGTGGAGGACCTTATCAGTGTGTGCCACATCCAAGTTGCCACAATTGTCACCCTTTTACTCTATACACCAatcatcatcttcttcctccCGGTACTGGTGCTACTGGGCCAAACAACAACAAAGCAGCAGACGAACCTTCTGCTGCCTTGGCTCCTGAATCCGATTAG
- the LOC113760094 gene encoding monothiol glutaredoxin-S17, translated as MGGGSVKELKSKAELEKTLAEKTTVILHFWASWCEASKQMDQVFSHLSTDFPHARFFRVEAEEQPEISEAYSVAAVPYFVFFKDGKSVDTLEGADPSALANKVAKVAGSVTADEPAAPASLGMAAGPAILETVKDFAKDNSKVESHSPGTGNGLKLRLEQLVNSHPVMLFMKGSPEEPRCGFSRTVVDILMKEKIKFGSFDILTDDEVREGLKKFSNWPTYPQLYCKGELLGGCDIVTAMHESGELKEVLLDHGIEASDSSKAEATEPGMGKGGISEASGLSADLNSRLDSLINSSPVMLFMKGEPDTPRCGFSRKVVDILRQEKIDFKSFDILTDDEVRQGLKVYSNWSSYPQLYIKGELIGGSDIVLDMQKSGELSKVLAEKGIPNGITLEVRLKQLITSSPVMLFMKGTPDASRCGFSSKVVNALKEEEVEFGSFDILTDEEVRQGLKTLSNWPTFPQLYYKGELIGGCDIILELKSNGELKSTLSE; from the exons atggGAGGAGGGTCGGTGAAGGAATTGAAATCGAAAGCCGAGCTGGAGAAGACATTGGCAGAGAAGACAACGGTGATTTTACACTTCTGGGCATCATGGTGTGAAGCTTCTAAGCAGATGGACCAAGTCTTTTCTCATCTTTCCACTGATTTCCCTCATGCCCGCTTCTTCAGA GTTGAAGCTGAAGAACAACCAGAGATTTCTGAGGCATATTCAGTTGCTGCTGTGCCTTACTTTGTCTTCTTCAAG GATGGTAAGAGTGTGGATACCCTGGAAGGTGCTGACCCCTCAGCTTTAGCTAACAAGGTTGCTAAAGTTGCTGGATCTGTCACTGCTGACGAACCTGCAGCTCCTGCTAGTTTAGGTATGGCTGCAGGGCCAGCAATCCTTGAAACAGTCAAGGATTTTGCTAAAGACAATTCTAAAGTGGAAAGCCATTCACCTGGCACTGGAAATGGGCTTAAATTGCGATTAGAACAGCTTGTGAATTCTCATCCAGTAATGCTCTTTATGAAAGGAAGCCCTGAGGAACCTAGATGTGGTTTTAGCCGGACAGTAGTCGACATCttgatgaaagaaaagatcaaatttGGAAGCTTTGATATTCTGACGGATGACGAGGTTCGTGAGGGATTGAAGAAGTTCTCCAACTGGCCAACATATCCTCAACTCTACTGTAAGGGTGAGCTTCTCGGTGGCTGTGACATTGTAACTGCTATGCATGAGAGTGGTGAACTTAAAGAAGTTTTGTTGGATCATGGAATTGAAGCATCTGATTCCTCTAAAGCAGAAGCAACAGAACCTGGAATGGGAAAGGGTGGCATCTCTGAGGCCTCTGGTTTGAGTGCAGACCTGAACTCTCGTTTGGATAGCTTAATTAATTCTAGTCCAGTTATGCTTTTTATGAAGGGGGAACCAGATACACCGCGTTGTGGTTTTAGCCGGAAAGTTGTTGATATTCTGAGACAAGAGAAAATAGATTTTAAGAGCTTTGACATCCTTACTGATGATGAAGTCCGTCAAGGCCTAAAAGTTTACTCAAACTGGTCCAGCTATCCTCAGCTGTACATAAAGGGTGAACTGATTGGTGGATCTGATATTGTGTTGGACATGCAAAAGAGTGGAGAGCTCAGTAAGGTTCTTGCAGAGAAAGGTATTCCTAATGGGATCACCCTGGAAGTGCGCCTTAAGCAGCTGATAACTTCTTCTCCTGTGATGCTTTTTATGAAGGGTACTCCAGATGCTTCACGTTGTGGTTTCAGCTCCAAGGTAGTAAACGCCTTGAAGGAGGAGGAAGTGGAGTTTGGATCATTTGATATTTTAACTGATGAGGAGGTCAGGCAGGGATTGAAGACCTTGTCAAACTGGCCAACCTTTCCACAGCTCTATTACAAGGGTGAACTGATAGGAGGTTGTGATATTATACTGGAGCTAAAAAGCAATGGCGAGTTGAAATCTACCTTATCTGAATAG
- the LOC113762386 gene encoding pentatricopeptide repeat-containing protein At4g21705, mitochondrial has translation MLKMQSLSRRLSLFQTLISVNSRVKNTQKFYCTNQIVINSSRGGNQSNREGEEIRKKEKKETLYSRISPLGNPKTKIGPVLDQWVESGQKVRFAELLRIIHDLRKRSRFSHALQVCEWMKKSGMFTYSPTEHAVQLDLIGRVHGYLSAENYFTDLSEEDKTEKTYGALLHSYARQRQSDKSLSLLQMMKEKGLSLSSVAYNDIMLLYTKVAQHEKVPDVLIQMQDNGVSPDNLSYRLCINSFGVRSDMDGIKNVLREMEYQPNISMDWNTYAVVANFYIKEGLKDEANIYLQRAEKILDNNDAEGYNHLISLHANLGNKAQVFRLWALEKNTFKKRINKDYLNMLKSLVRIDEFESALECLKEWESSGNCYDFRVPNTIILGYIEKGLCEKAEAMLKGLMGEGKAHMPESWGRLSAGYLHKDEMEKAVECMKVALSFCGERKGWKPDPSVLTKLNNFLGDKGSMEDTEALIRA, from the exons ATGCTGAAAATGCAATCACTGAGCCGTCGACTATCCCTGTTTCAAACCCTAATTTCAGTCAATTCCCGCGTAAAAAACACTCAGAAATTCTACTGCACCAATCAAATAGTAATTAACAGTAGTAGGGGTGGCAACCAGAGCAACAGGGAGGGGGAGGAGATcaggaagaaggagaagaaagagacGCTCTACTCCAGAATCAGCCCGTTGGGAAATCCTAAAACCAAAATTGGACCAGTTCTGGACCAATGGGTCGAAAGCGGCCAGAAAGTTCGATTCGCGGAGCTTCTTCGCATCATTCACGACCTCCGCAAACGCAGTCGATTCTCTCACGCCCTCCAG GTCTGTGAATGGATGAAAAAGAGTGGCATGTTCACGTATTCACCGACCGAGCATGCTGTGCAGCTTGATCTGATTGGTAGAGTACATGGATATCTTTCTGCAGAAAATTATTTTACTGACTTGAGTGAAGAAGATAAAACAGAAAAGACATATGGTGCTCTCCTGCATTCCTATGCACGCCAGCGCCAATCTGATAAGTCATTGTCTCTTCTGCAGATGATGAAAGAGAAAGGTCTTAGCTTATCATCTGTTGCATACAATGATATCATGCTCCTTTATACCAAGGTTGCTCAACATGAAAAAGTCCCTGATGTGCTAATTCAGATGCAAGACAATGGGGTTTCTCCTGATAATTTGAGTTATAGACTCTGCATTAACTCTTTCGGTGTGAGGTCGGACATGGATGGCATTAAGAATGTTTTGCGCGAAATGGAATACCAACCCAACATCAGCATGGACTGGAACACATATGCAGTTGTTGCAAATTTCTATATCAAGGAAGGCCTAAAAGATGAGGCAAATATTTATCTTCAAAGAGCTGAGAAGATACTGGACAATAATGACGCTGAAGGTTATAACCATCTTATCTCACTGCATGCTAATCTGGGAAACAAGGCTCAGGTCTTTAGATTATGGGCGCTAGAGAAAAACACCTTTAAAAAGCGTATCAACAAGGATTACCTAAATATGCTGAAGAGTCTGGTGAGGATTGATGAGTTTGAATCAGCACTGGAATGCCTAAAGGAGTGGGAGTCATCTGGCAACTGCTATGATTTTCGAGTGCCAAACACAATAATTTTGGGATACATAGAGAAGGGGCTTTGTGAGAAGGCTGAGGCTATGCTTAAAGGTTTGATGGGTGAAGGGAAAGCACATATGCCAGAGAGTTGGGGAAGATTATCAGCGGGCTACCTGCACAAGGATGAGATGGAGAAGGCTGTGGAATGCATGAAAGTTGCTTTGTCTTTTTGTGGAGAGAGGAAAGGATGGAAGCCTGATCCAAGTGTCCTTACAAAACTAAACAACTTTTTAGGAGATAAGGGAAGCATGGAAGATACTGAAGCATTAATAAGAGCATGA